In Georgenia soli, a genomic segment contains:
- a CDS encoding 6-pyruvoyl trahydropterin synthase family protein: MFALTVRDRMMIAHSLPHPAFGPAQALHGATYVVELTIRRAELGEEGIVIDIGEATTLLKDALADLDYTNLDEHPELAGTLTTTEALAKLVADRVADRLPAGLYAGLDVTLREHPDAWATYTREL, from the coding sequence ATGTTCGCCCTGACCGTCCGTGACCGCATGATGATCGCCCACTCCCTGCCGCACCCTGCGTTCGGGCCTGCGCAGGCCCTCCACGGCGCTACCTACGTCGTCGAGCTGACGATCCGGCGGGCGGAGCTGGGGGAGGAGGGCATCGTCATCGACATCGGCGAGGCGACGACGCTCCTCAAGGACGCCCTCGCGGACCTCGACTACACCAACCTCGACGAGCACCCCGAGCTCGCCGGGACGCTGACCACCACGGAGGCGCTGGCGAAGCTCGTCGCCGACCGCGTGGCGGACCGGCTGCCCGCCGGCCTCTACGCCGGGCTGGACGTCACCCTGCGCGAGCACCCCGACGCCTGGGCCACCTACACCCGCGAGCTCTGA